The Helianthus annuus cultivar XRQ/B chromosome 11, HanXRQr2.0-SUNRISE, whole genome shotgun sequence region ACCTCTTTAGCTTCCATGCATTCTTATCTTGGTGGTAAGCGTCTCAGTTCTCATCGGTTTTCATTTTTCCTCCTTGTTAAAGAACTCTAATTAATcgcataaaaatataaaataaatcagAGGTCGAAGATACTCATAATAGGCTAGCTTTCTTGGATGGTGGTGTCATATTGCATGTACCTTTATTTTATCTTGAAGGTACGTATATTTACGTGTTAACGTGTGTTAATGTTCATCTGCTTTATTTGCAACTCATGGTTTATTTGTGTTACATGCAATTCAGGCGTAGTTTTGTTTCCCGAAGCAACTCTTCCGCTGCGAGTAATTCAACCGAATTTTATAGCTGCTGTGGACCGGGCATTGAGACAAGTTGAAGCTCCGTACACCATAGGGGTGGTATGTGAAAATATCTTATAAACATTTCATTAAGCTGTCATCCTGGcatcctatgcagttaatattggtgatatatcggttatcggtccccatgtaaaatatcggtCAAAATATCTATATCAATATTATCgccgatattgaccgatatttgaccaaTATATCTACGATTTTACCGATATCAgtaccatagttattaaaggcgttaGGCGCCCTCAAGGTGCATAGGCCTCtcctggggcctaggcgcaaaaaaagcgcgggcctgagaaaaaaaaagcgtacaacaaaaaaaaaactaaaaatattttttaataatagaaaattaatactattcttcaaataaaataaactaaagctATTATATAACGGTTAATAGTTTCGTTtgataaaagtagaaatctagctagaatcttgccagaatttagagaatttggccgaaCACTCTCAagaatctaggaatctcgccggAATTTGCGCatgaaccatcacctggagaatCAAAGCGCAACTGCCTTGACTTAAGGCGCAATTGCCTCGCCTCGCTAGGaaattgggcctaggcgcaagaggcgatggcttttaataACTATGATCAGTACAGTACCATTCTTtttagttctaccattcgtctttcttcttattgctgctattagtgctttaagtcttaattgttagtattttaagtcttaattagatcctacttgctacaattgttagtgttttgcaagttgcaaaaggttaatttgttaatggtaggatagtatactgaattgttagtgttaaattgctatatatataaattccgcATGATaataaaattaccgatatcccaccgcgataacctatatctcaaaatctcaaatatcggtccttgaacgatatccgattttttaccgcattaactgcacaGCTTGCATCTGATTCTTTTTCTCATTATCTTTATTTTTAAGGTTCGTGTTTTTAGAGATGGTGACAATGGGAGAATAAAATTTGCAACAACGGGAACAACAGCTGAGGTGTAGTCATAACTCGTTCTCTAATATATGGCTAATTGCATTAAAAGTAACTAACTTTGGTCTATTTTTGTTTTCGGTAACCAACTTTTTTTAAGTACAGAAAAACCATTAAATTTTTCTACTTTTTTTActaaagagtaaagtacacggatggtcttTGTTGTTTACCATAATTTCAGATTTGATCCCtaactttccaaaagtacacacatggtccttgtggtttgcactttgtaacacatttagttcCCTGTTTTTtgcaaaagtacatggatggtccctgtggtttgcaaattTGTAACGCATTTAGGGACCATATGtgttggctggggactaaatgggttacaaagtgcaaaccacagggaccatctgtgtacttctGGGAAATCAGGGACcgaatccaaaattttggtaaaccatagggaccatatgtgtactttactctttatTAAAGGTACTTACACAAGGGGTAAGATTACCTGTTTCAGGCACCAAGTTAGAAAAAATAAGTCAACATGGTCAAAACTCAAAAGCCACCTCAGACGCCGTCATTTTGACTAGTTATTCGGTTAATGAAATCAGCTTAAATCTAAAGTTCGGAAGCTGGTTACTTAATTCATTTTTTTTGAAACTTCGATGGTTTATCTTGACCTAAAAAGGTTGTTTACCTAAATTAGAAGTTGGACCAAAGTTGGTCACTTTTTTTATGCAATGTGATTAACGTGTTAATCTGAATTTTCTATTGAAAATATTTAGATTCGGCAATATCGGCGATTGGAGGATGGTTCAATAAACGTAGTTACCCGTGGCCAACAACGATTCCGTTTAAAACGTCGTTGGATTGAACTTGAAGGAGCAGTATGTTTTCATCAATACAAACTATATCTCaatttaattgattatttattaactaattaattaattaatacccATGCATGATTATTCTTTCTACTTTATGTAGCCATGCGGTGAGATCCAAATCATCGAAGAAGATTTACCATTAAGGACACCACGAGACGCATTTGGAAAACTAACACCATTAAGAAACTTATCTACAGCCAATGTTTCTCATTCGAAACTGCTAGACCATGATTCAGACGATAGTTTCGAGAGTGAATTGTCACTAACCGAAAGAAGGTTGCATGCGTCCGCAATTAAATCGTCTTCGCATCGTAATTTTTTTAGTGAGTCAACAAGTAGTGATGATGAGAGTCCTGTGTGTGAACCCCAGCCTCTGTTACATTCTAGAAATAACGAAAGTATTGAAGACATGTCTGCGAAGAAGTATGTGTCTGAGAGGCCTCGCAGAAGGGCTCAACGGGAATTTCGCTCGGTACCTGGTCCAAGGGAGTGCCCAAGAGCGTTTTGGCCTTATTGGGTTTACCGGATGCATGACTCTTATTGTCTTGCTCAAAGGTTATCAGGTACTTATAACTTTGTTTTCTTGCTCCATATGTTCATCTTCTAGATATAGAAATTTGTTTTAAagttaagagtaaaatgccattttcgtccctgaggttttgaccagttttgcgacttttgtctaaaggtttgtttttccgcatctggatccaaaataTTGAAATTTTGCcatttcatctggctcgttaactctatttatttttctccgttaagtcaggggcatttccgtcttttttgttaacttaaagggcaagaaggtctttttcactttatgtacaagcatttagcataatgtacaagcattcaaaagaccgaattgccctttaagttaacaaaaagacaaaaatacccttgaCCCAATGGAGAAAAAAATGGATGAGTTAACAAGccgaatgaaaatggcaagatttcaaaccttttggactcagatgcggaaaaacaaacctttggacggaagtcgcaaaactggccaaacctcaaggacgaaaatggcattttacttgCTTTAATTTATAATCATTTTTTGTGATATTATTGTGACTTTTGTTTACAGACATGTGGAAAAAAATAGTCGGGACACCTAGCATGGATGCCCTTGTGAGACAACCGGGTTTGCTTTCATTTCATGTTGCAAGTAAGATTCCCGTGTCTGAATCAACAAGACAGGAGCTTTTGGAGATTGACGGGATTTCTTATCGGCTGCGCCGTGAAATAGAGTTGCTTGAGAATTTTGACCAAATCAAATGTAGAAGTTGTCAGGTAACTAACTACACATTTGATTACAtctgtatgtgtatatatacgtAATTCATAGAGAGCATATAAGTATAGGTGCCAATTTGACTCGTTGACTTGTTAATCGGTCGTTTGggtcatagttattaaaggcgctaggcgcactcaaggcgcataggcctcgcctggggcctaggcgcaaagcgcagAAAAAACAAGGGCCTGAGAAAAATAAAGCgcataatgaaaaaaaataaaaaatatattatgtattagaaaaagaatactattctttaaataaaatgaacaaaatcTATTATATAACACTTTATATCATTTATTTAGTACCAAAGGTtctaaaatattagtgtattagtgtagaaaagtagttttccttgGATAAAAGTACGGATCTGGCGAGAATCTTGCCGGAATTTAGAAAATTTGGCCGGAAACCTTTCGGAATCTAGGAATATCGCAGGAATGTGCACCTGAACCATCActtggagaattaaagcgcaatttctTCGACTCAAGGCGCAACTGCCTCGCCTGGCCTGAAAAACGGGCCtgggcgcaagaggcgatggcttttaacaactaggGTTTGGGTTTTGTTTTGTCTAACGGGTCAAATGAGTAAATTATAAAAAGGGTCTAAAAATTGATTATGAATGATATGATTTATACCAGTtctggcaaaaaaaaaaataaataaataaataaataacatgtCAGGTGATGAAAATGTTCTTAAACACATATCTAGGGGTGTTCAATGAATCGAATAAcgaataattaataaaaaagaaattttttcgaatttctttaacctgaattcgtattcgatttaaaTTATAGATTAAAATATGAATTATTCGTTTCAAATTTTATGTCCAATTCGAATTTCGATTTGATTCATATTTGAAACTCGAATTCTATTAAATACAATttgatttaatttaatttaatttaatttaaattcactctaaataataaattatttttattttatttttaaaactacTACGAACTAATTGCAAGGGCTTTTAGAGTTCGGCCCAAATTTAGAAGGTTTTTCCATTTGTCTGTGTATGTTCATGTATAtataaatagtaaaaaaaatatatgtatagtTTGAATTCAAATATTGAATCGAATTGAAAatcataaattcgtattcgattcgaattcgattactTGACTAGAATTTGAATCGAATCGAACTCGAATATTTGAAAACCAAATTCGAAGCTTGATAATCAAGTCGAATTCCGAAATTTTCGAATCCGAATCGACTACTCGACTACTGAAACACCCCAACACATATCATGTTAAAAGTTTAAGCGCATTTTCGTCATTCTGCATGTTTTTCGCTGGAATTCTTAAACATTAAAGTTTCGTGGTAAATTCTACTAATAGCATTTTCTTCTTTTTGCAGACGCTGATTGCAAACCGTAGCGATATGTTGGTGATGTCGACTGATGGGCCTCTTGGTGCTTATGTGAACCCGAGTGGCTATGTGCATGAAATAATGACTCTTCTTAAAGCTAGTGGATTAGCACTTATCGGGGTACCCACAGAAGAGTATAGCTGGTTTCCTGGGTATGCATTTAACTTCCATACAAACATCTCTTAAGTAGTCAgtgttgcagaaatcggcctaggcggccgattaatcgtcgcctaggcggccgattaatcgtCGCCTAGGCGCTAGTCGGTGGGTTACTGCCTAAATTTAAGCTAGTCGGTCAAAAAAATCGGTtatggtcaaaatcggtcaaagtcGGACACAATCGGTAAAAATCGGTCAAACCGGACTAATCGGGCCCATGTTTTTTGACCCAAAAACCCCAATTTTTGAAACCTGGCCCATGGTTTAAAGCCCAAATTTTAGTTATAaacctattttaacatttaagtttaggtgttttaacatttaaccccctctatctttcactagtttacatatggttcctaaacttttaaatttattaataaaaagtataaagttatctcctaaacttgtaaatttattaataaaaagtataaagttatctatatatatatcaatttgtgaaattatacttaaaaagtccaatccgattaatcccgattaatccctattaatcccTAAGCgggtacctcaccgcccgactagtgcctagcgccttctacaacattgtaAGTAGTAAACACCTGAGTACAGGTGGCAAATGGAAGCAacggtaacgggtcaaaacatgttGACCCAAAACTGTTTTTGTTCAAAACATCTTgaacatgtttgtttgtttacAGATATGCATGGACGGTAGCGTATTGTGCAACCTGTGAATATCAAATGGGGTGGCTTTTCACTGCTACGAACAAGAAACTAAAACCGCGTTCTTTTTGGGGCATCAGGAGTTCTCAAGTGGCAGATGACACGCACTGAAACGATAACTTGTATGATCTTGCTCCTAATCTTTTTCAGTTTCTATATTTTCAAACCTGCAATAGTTAGATCTCACCGGTAGTAACTTTGTTATTGCTTTTGTTATCATATAAGTTTTTTGTTTACATATGTTAAATAATCTACACCTTTTTTTTTCTAGTCATTTATTATTGTTCTTTTTAATGgaatatatctatactatataataaaagaaacctattttgggacacttgtcattttctcatttaattgattaaaaatattaataatactaataataataatatttaatctaaattaatacaaatttttattgttaatctatatctatacaaATTTTATATCTATACCATTTAAATATCTTATGGATAactattttaatttaatctatttttaaatatgtatttaAAAAAGTAATATTATTAAGTTTTGATATTAATCAACTTAAGATATTACGTAATATATCTTTTAGCTTAATAATAGATTTAGATTTTAGATAAGATGTATAATATTATTAGTTTTAAATATGTATTTAAAAACACAATATTATTAATCTTTACAACAGTAAATTAATATAATAGttttaataatttattttttctttattttaaaattgaCTCTTTGATTCACCGATAAGGAATAATTTTATATAGATACAGAAAATAACAAACGAATGGCATATAGACATGCAACAATCTGCGCCGTAACTCCTTTTTTAATAGCAAATCCAATTCTATCGAAAACAAAACTTTGATTCCTCGACGTTGAAAATTGTTTTGCACGACATTCTGCACTTTGTCTAGGGAACCCGACAACTTCAGGAGCAAGGGAACCAAAAGTATTAAAGGCAAGGGAAGTGAACAAATGTTGATCTTCAACACAAGCTTTTTCATTGCTCAGAAACTTTCTTTGATTCTGCCTTCAACACAATCTTGCCAGCCGAAACAGTTTTCCTTTAGCCTAACCCAACAAGGGGGACATTCTgtaaccctcctactaaatattatttagtttaatatcttatggataattattatttagtttaatatcttataattaattatagataatctcctactaaatattattttatttaatctcTTCTACTTAACTATTAGTTTAAATTTGATGTATatttctcatttataatattatttatttgattttctatATAATATGACAGACACCTACTTTTTATTTGTAATATATACAAATTTGCTATTAGTCTTTTCGATGACGTAATTATCTCTAATAAACTTTAAACTTTTACCATAGTATATATAATGCTAGACACAAAATTGAAACACATGCAATAAAGGAGGTTTTTAAACATATATTGTTTTATCAATTAGTATAtaacatttatttattcaacccgtgtaatacacggggttataaatATAGTTAAGTTATCGACGACTAATTAAACGGAAGTACGAAAATGAAATAACGAAATTTGTAATTACATCGGTGTAAATATATcataaaagaaaagaaacaaCCATACCCAATGAATCTCACATATAGCAAGCTATTGTCAGGGTCTGgggatagagagactgcttccaaaAAGACCCCCCTCATAAGAATCTAATGGTAGACGAGACAGACTTAGAGAAACAAAACATTGGAAACGACCAAACAATAGGCAAAATAGGTGGTGACAAAGTAACATAGTAAAGTAGATACAAAAGAAAAAGGCATAAGACCACATATAAAATTATGAGCAACAATCAGATGCAAGTTCATCTAAACGCTAAGACATAGATAAACCTGCTCCTATCCGTCTCTAACCATGGAAAATAAAATATACATGTTAAAACAGGATGAAATTTTGTTAGGTACATGttatattttacaaaagaaaaaacggatttaaataatctcaactattgTTAATTGGCCATTACGAGTCCTAACTACATAAATCACCATTAGCAGTCCTAACTATTAAcattgggattatttaaatccattATTCCTTTTACAAAAAGTTAGATGTCAACTATAAAACAAGTTAATCACTTTATTAGAAAAAACTATAAGTTAAAGAGCAAAGGTTATGTTCTATGTTAAAAAAATTGGCGCTCTTGTTTTCTCTAAAAAAATGGATTTTTTAACAATTGTTTATTACTCGTATATCACCTAATCAACTTGCATTTGCAGAaattggaaaaattacaagttttgtcctttatctttatatcacTTTTCACCTAGTGTCCTTTTTAAcaaatgttgacaggcggtgccctttactaggtattttgttgcaactttagtcctttgcacctaacccagttaaaaaaccctgtttattgttgacagacggtgtcctttactaggtattttgttgcaagtttagtcctttacacccaacaattaatagggttttttaactgggttgggtgtaaaggagtaaacttgcaacaaaatatcATGTTTGTGGGAGACAATTACCAAATGCTATTACCAAATGCTATTAGACCATAAGGCCATTTACCTCTAGAGTTTAGATAAATAATCCCCATTGTAATGTCAAATTGTCAATGAGTAATACATGTTTGATCTTTTTTATTAGAGTTAATTAAGTCTATGTGGTTTACCTACATTGCAAAGTTTGGTCCTGTAAGTATAAAACTTATACTTTTATCCTCATTGTTCACTCAAACGTGTCACGGGTTATTCTTTGTAAACATCATTTTATGGCTTACATAAAAAAATGAATGGCATTGGCATATATACACCTGCAAATTTAGTTATGGCACGCCGAGATGACTTATGTACATTTTAATATTGTTAGACTATGTGGTATGGGGCGGGGTTGGGGcatgggttgggtacaaacgcccaagtcaccaccccgggtggccttgggtttcggcgtggccccatGGGCGGGGgattcagcccgggcgttgggcggggctatcaagttgacatggcgggatctcattgTCCAAGAAAACTAGGCGTTTGGTCTAGCCGTTGGCCAATGgctatgttttaaaaaaatatatttttcactaTAAATATTCACACTTCTATACATTTTTTTACCACAACTACTCCACCTCATCTATAATCATCTCtatcttatttttaaaaaaaattctcatccaaccacaatacgaaaaatgaatcctcataatcgtggttttgacccgaacaaTCCGTGGGCATTACAAGAAACacctagcccaccacccaatcgTCCAATTGCTCCGTTTTTAATACACTCCACTATGCCCGATATGGCGGGTTACGCATCATTTCTCTCGAATCATTTGTATACTAACTTCCCTCACACCGACGATTCTATACCTAGCCCGATTCCACAAACGTCCATCAACCTTTCACAAACGTTAATCAACCTTTCCCAAACCGAAACCGTCCCCGAAACTCAAACCCCCATCAATGGTCCCTCCGCATCCAAACCCATCAAGAAGAGAAGTCACAAGAAAAAACTAtaaatttgtttataaaaaaaatatagtttgggctggccacgccccaaacccccgccccaccataccgtctTCAATGTGGGTCAGCCCAACAAAGTCCACCcaagccacgtgtcaacccatgccccaaaccctcATCCCACCATACCCACGGTGTGATTTAGAAAGCAGCATTATGGTTTATGTTGAATCCTATTTTTCTCTATGATAATCTAGATAAATAAAAGGCTAGTCGTCGATTTTGAATCAAACTATAGCATATGGGTCACAACACGCGGCGCAcaatccaagttaattttacaacCGATTTAAATCGTTATATATTTTCCGTTATTTTCTTCACGAAACAATGCTATCTGTTTAATTATAAGTTTTAATTAGTTTTTACCAAACTTGCAACCATTTTaagattattatttttttgaaaaaaaaaaaaaactaatgaccGTTTTATGACCATTTTAATTTGGTAGCAATATCGGTGCTACGAATTTCTTGTAACACGACTATCAGGAGTGATAATatagtttgatttttttttaataatgaaaTATATTTGACTTTTGCTTATTAAAAGAGAGGTTTAAACAATCTTATTTGATTTTTGCATATCAAAAGATCCTTTTAAACAATCGAAAAGCATGATAAGTGAATGAAATTCCATGTAAAAGTTTGGTCAAACtccaaaaatattaatttttgacGTAGAAGTGTTGGGAATAAATTTAAAAGAACTAAACTTGCCAAAATGTTTGGTACTAATCATGTAGCCAAAGAACCTTAGCATCATCAACACCAGACCCCATGATGGCGAACTCTTCATCGGCTTATCAGTTTACTGGCCAGAACAGAACAATGGAACAACAAAATCAAATTTAAAAAGCACATGACATCGTAAATGATACAAACTTTTAACTAAAACTTCTTTTAAATCAAGATATATAAACGTGTTATCTTAGGAGAAAGTCTAATCAACTTATTATATTCGGCCGACCACAAACTCTCTTTTAACTCTTGGATTTCTCTAACTACTCTATTGGTTCTCTCAAGAAAGAGTTTTATTTAGGTCTGAATTAAATTTGTTTCTATACTCACAATCGCATGTCGGGTATTTTTGACGATAGATGCTATGACTTCTTGTAACTTTGTGTTTATCGGTATGTATTTAAGAGATTTGATGTATAATAtttcattttatatatttaaaaaaaattagaaatggatatctcaatataaaataaacggtattcaaatattcaagaaagaaaaacaaaaatgagcttattaaaaaataaaaaattatgtaATCATAGAATCCACTGTtaaatagtaatagtaataataataataataataataataataataataataataataataataataataataataataataataataagttataGAGTTAATAAATagataaacataaaaaaatcgaAATAAAATGAATCAACCTTCTTTATATCAAGTTAACTTATACTTTTTAAATCTCGTTGTATTATATAAATACAACATTTATTTTACCGGATTTAAAAATCTCACTTTATTTTagaattctctctctctctttttaaGGAATACCTAACATTTATTTTCATTTAAAAATCTCACTACAGCCAAACGCTTAAAACCCAACATTtatgaaacataacaaaaatattttttaccaAACAACATAATGAAACTCattgaaaataaatatattcaCAGAGGAAGTGTAGGATACAAATACCCTTATCCTACATTACGTACGTTATATCCATGGCCGTACACATATCCCTGATTCATTTTTCCTTCATAAAGTTAAATCAGACAATTCATTCAATGAGGGCAAATTAGTTAATTCATTCAAtcagcgagaagttcgttacacCACTATCCCGATAATTATGATTCGTATCAGTTTCAAATTTTCATAATTCTCAAAACAATACACTGCAGTTTCGTTTTTCTGCGTTAGGGTTTGAATCGATTGTTGTTTTCAATGGAATCACAGAGCAGTACCGGACGAAACACAGATGTTGAGTTTGAAGATGCTCGATCGGTCGGTGATCAGGTTCAATTATCTGCTTATCAGAGAGTTACGATTGATGAAGTTATAAATCCTAACT contains the following coding sequences:
- the LOC110891432 gene encoding uncharacterized protein LOC110891432, with protein sequence MEDNRQQRLLERELYQIEQIRQLDSEELEIEEVENGHQSSDDDQIDERAFAGTSASGGYTFNTSLASMHSYLGEVEDTHNRLAFLDGGVILHVPLFYLEGVVLFPEATLPLRVIQPNFIAAVDRALRQVEAPYTIGVVRVFRDGDNGRIKFATTGTTAEIRQYRRLEDGSINVVTRGQQRFRLKRRWIELEGAPCGEIQIIEEDLPLRTPRDAFGKLTPLRNLSTANVSHSKLLDHDSDDSFESELSLTERRLHASAIKSSSHRNFFSESTSSDDESPVCEPQPLLHSRNNESIEDMSAKKYVSERPRRRAQREFRSVPGPRECPRAFWPYWVYRMHDSYCLAQRLSDMWKKIVGTPSMDALVRQPGLLSFHVASKIPVSESTRQELLEIDGISYRLRREIELLENFDQIKCRSCQTLIANRSDMLVMSTDGPLGAYVNPSGYVHEIMTLLKASGLALIGVPTEEYSWFPGYAWTVAYCATCEYQMGWLFTATNKKLKPRSFWGIRSSQVADDTH